The Penaeus chinensis breed Huanghai No. 1 chromosome 16, ASM1920278v2, whole genome shotgun sequence sequence cacaaacacacatacacacacacacacacacatatatatatatatatatgtgtgtgtgtgtgtgtgtgtgtgggtgggtgtgtgtgtgtgcgtgtgtgtgtgtgtgtgtgtgtgtctgtgtgtgtgtgtttgtatgtgtgtgtgtgtgtttgcttgttcgtgtgttcgtgtatgtgtgcgtgtgtgtgtgtgtgtatgtatgtatgtatgtatgtatatatgtatatatatatatatgtttatatatatatatgtgtatgtgtgtgtgtgtgtgtgtgtgtgtgtatgtgtgtgtgtatgtgtgtgtgtatgtgtgtgtgtgtgtgtgtgtgtatgtgtgtgtgtgttcgtgtgtgtatatgtgtgtgtgtgtgtgtgcgtgtgtgtgtgtgtgtgtgcgtatgtgtgtgtgtgtgtgtgtgtgtgtgtgtgtgtgtgtgtgggtgtgtaaatattatatatgtgtgtgtgtgtgtgtgtgtgtatgcgtgtgtgggtgtgtgtgtgtttgagtgtgtgtgtgtgtattgtatgtgtaagGATTCTCAGACCCCTTATAcatacaaaagatatatatatatatatatatatatatatatatatatacatatatatgtatatatatgtatgtatgtatgtatgtaatatttgtatgtatacatatatgtatttattcatatataagtatgtaagtatgtgtgtatatatgtagatatgtatatatgtatatatacatatatatacatatataacatatatacacacatgtttatgcatacatacatattcataaatatattcatatatatttttttacacttatgattatatatatatatttctctctttttctctttagcccccccccccccctctctctctctctcactctgtatatatatatatatatatatatatatatatatgtgtgtgtgtgtgtgtgtgtgtgtgtgtgtgtgtgtgtgtgtgtgtgtacacatatttatgttatatgtatatataagtattatatatacatatacatatacagatatatattatatatatatatatttacatatacatatttctgaatgtgtgtgtgcgtgtgtgtttgtgtatatatatatacttatatatatatatatatatatatatatatatatatttatatatatatatttatatatatatgtacacacacacacacacacaccaacacacgcgcgcgcacacacagacacacacacacatatatatatatatatatatatatatatatgtgtgtgtgtgtgtgtgtgtgtgtgtgtgtgtgtgtgtgtgtgtgtgtgtgtgtgtgtgtgtatttgcgtgcgtgtgtgcatgtatacatatatatatatacatatatatatatgtatatatatacatatatattttttttcaacagccattcattccactgcaggacataggcctctctcagttcattactgagaggttatattgcaatgccacccttccctgattagatgcccttcttgataaaccgcggttcggcgtgctaacactagtgccacggcagtgacttcccctacgacacctgcgtttgaattatcaagccgatatgtcatttcctcgggctcgagctagcaatcagagcgcaggcatttttacgactgccgcgacggggaattgaactcgggaccacgagggtcggagtccagttttCTAACCAacgggctatcgcggcagtcatatatatatatatatatatatatatatatatatatatatatttgtgtacgtgtgtgcatgtatatctatatatatacatatatatatatagacacacacatatatataggcacatatatatatatgtatatatatatgtacatatgtatatatatatacacatatgcatatatatatatgcatatctgtctatctatcaatccatgtacctatctatccatctatctatttatttatttattcatctatatatctatcgatatatatatccatatgtatatacaaatatatatatatatatatatatttatatatacatatgtgtgtgtgtgtgtgtgtgctttacgtatatatatagatatatagatatatacaaatatacatatatatattgtttgtttgttcaacagtcatttattccatctaggcctctctcaatttattattgagaaatCATTTGACAATACCACCcttacttgattggatgcccttcctaatcaaccgcggttcagcgcgctactacTTAAGCCcccgcggcgacttcccctaccaTTCCAGCCACACGATCCGCCAAGGAAGGacactcctctcttttctccctgcgGTGAATTAGCCTTACGCGGCTTATTCAGAGCGATGGGAGGAGCGTACCGGAAAGGGTgttcgacggggcgcagcggGTGGAGCTAAGCTGTACAATGTGGAGAAGGTTACCGCGACCCCTCGATCTCGGAATATTTTGCCGGGGCAATTTAAAGAGATACACTTTGATGGAGAGTCTGGACCCACTAAACGTTTCCCCCAAtttaaagtgccagctaaacccaaaGGCTTCGataatgcctaccaattggtcaggggtTTGGAGGTGCAACGAAAAATtcggctgtcgatccgggttgcccgcgatcagggcatgatcatgaTGCCCAAaaatcaagctaccctgaatttcctccgggaaacgaaggagctagcagatgggaggaaagtgagtctttccgcACTAAATCCTGAGGAAAAGAGTCAAgctggtgctacttggcttctcagtctcgtacgatgtggagctgatcgcatcacatccacaggtcggggaggcttcccgaatgtcgaaggggaagactccaaccaggcaagccCTGGTGGCAATGAAAGGTGCCCCAagcactacccttgatctgggtaactggggcacctacaaccttcgaacgtatgtgcctgaaccacttcggtgtttcaagtgtcagaaatatggtcaccaccaggctaactgtacagctaagcctaaatgtggtgtctgtagcaaggcacacaacacagaggtatgccttaaggcatacaaagaagaaaagagggacacaacagccaaatgacCCAATTGTTTCAAgaggcatcacgcctggagcctggcttgctctgtcaggaaagaggcggccctcagaaGACAAACAATTCACATTACGTGATTCACATGCCTCACACATGTACTCTTAGGTAATTAGAAAGACATGCTCTAACCTTCCCTTAAGTTTTTATAGCCTCCTGTTCGAGGCCTATAAAGGACACATTTGTGTGCTTTCCTTCACCTTTACCTTCATCTCTTCAGGCTCCATCTTATAGTCGTGCTCTTGTTTCGAATGGACTGATCACCTCCCTTTTTCCTTAGAGGTGAGGGATCAAATTTCGCCTTTATGCTCAGCCTTTCGCAGGTGATActgatctatatctatcagttaaCAGCCACCATAATTGCTTGCAAGGATATTAAGCTAGATAGGATGTTGCAGGGAACCTTTGTCCTGTTTGGGGCGTGCTACGCGAAAGCATATTGAATGCACAGGGAGGAGGAACATATCTGCAGTTACGCCGTCGAGCATACTAGCTTGTGTTCCCCATATCCCTCTGCAACAGCAATGTCCACAATGCACCAAGTACTTGCACATGTAGTTTATTCTTCTGTAATATACCTCTTTATCAGAGTACTCAAGGTTGTAGtagatccttgcggattgccttgatcattcaaaaaaaaaaaaataataataataaaacaaaaataaataaaataattatataaaaataggaATTAGTATAACATAAAACATAAGCCGAATGTTTATTGGCTCTTAGTACTGTCGTTTACGACCCCCCTTGTGTGCATTAGTCTATTTGCCGTTAGTCTGTTCGTCGATACCAACCCCTCAGCTTAgcttagtcctttatttaccaccctggctaattgcacaggcgtgggcaagctgtggtacatttcatgtatggtcataacattacatagtgtttgAATTTTAGAAATATTGAATATAGTAttgagtaagtttatttaccaccctggctatctgctcaggcgtgggcaatcatgattacagttttatatacatctgacacagtacagtagtctgtgactactgtaattgtacatggtaatatagaaacatgtcatacatcatacaaaaataatacgttgatatgatcttgccgtgtttacataacactgtgttttttttttgtttacatagtaaatttaggatataatacgagtacaTCTtcaaatgtatcagatgaaattaaatattcacatagttctttatacctcatgttaggtggtctgaaaggctgtatcacatgacattccgagatataatgctcaagcgttcgcttgttttcttcgttacacagtctacatttagtttcatctgcacttcttgcaccgtgcagttgccaatacattctgtaacctaaacgtattctggcaataaccacgtcacattgtctggtttgacttcggtgccacccataggagggcttgctatctctatactgatcgtagtgccttatggtacagctttcaggcctttgagtgtttgtcagatctactagtacTTCCTTATGAGaatttttcaatatatgtgcaaccctaacaagaggcatcccaagatctatgttcacagtatctttgctacaggcttccttcgccaatttgtcgacgtggtcgtgcttgcttatgccaacatgagatggtatccatacaaattgaatgttagaattacgctctattgcacaagttacgttacgcttaatgcagctcacaatttcctcatcgccacctgctttgaaagaatttagtgtccgaagagcactctgagagtcacagaaaactactccagagccccgagacattacgaattccgttgcaaggagtatacctgccagctccgtttgtgtagtgctggcccaattttgcactctcatattaacttgatgtcttagtaggccatttttgtatacagtacaagcacaaccagctttgtatccagactgtacggatccgtcaacgtaacactcgtatacatcatcgcccatagactctgtgtgttccttcaccgttgctaatgcaatttgttgtaacacccagttatgtacactgtttttttgtggtagacacgtaaggtgcacgatcaattttgaatttttccatggtggaatggatcgaccctgtggtattttactaattgggacattgagctttgtaatgttcatggagattttgtgtattagagggcgcgcgtgtgtgtgattagtcacgtctgcttgcgtgattttattctgcatttgtttttggaagtctgaaagatacaagggttccctcagagcatTGAcaccaaatatagtggaaataaatattattctatcagagatggatggtaggttaagttccgacctcatgtttactatccttgctgttctcggggcgccgaggataatcctcatggcttcattttgcactacctccaagctatttatttctgattccttccACTGCAACAAGTGctgtgcatggtagtctacaactgatcttataaaagccaagtaaaacagtctagcgagcttaacattgatgccatgttctcttccaacaagaactttcaacggtttcagtctctcccagagtctctttttcagggaatggataaggtctgcatcatttatgttcacccctagatatttatatttatgacacatgtcaagctcttggtcacctatgcgaaaagtgggtaggggtatgatacatggattgagagccattgttttctcagtgtagatgactaatccacactcatgagccctagttgtgagtttgtcgagaattatttgcatcctctcttgtgatgatgctttgacacatatgtcatcagcatagcatataatggattcaccatccccaagtggaatatctgccaccagcttgtgcatgaggacattgaacaacatagggctgagaactcctccctgtggcgtcccaagttcaaaagattgtgtggtggaacttatcactcccctgaacaagacacttgcagatctgttcgaaagatacattctaatccagctcaataatttaccccggatccCAAagtttactaattgttctaggataatttctctgtttgcaatgtcaaaagctgacttaaggtcaagaaaaatagtgtgcttccctggattagagtttgagtagtactctgcaaagcagtgttgtgtgctacgtcccgttatgaatccgtacagtctgtgagataattcaccttgcaacctgtacctgagtctgttcaaaattatcctttctagaactttgcatacacatgaggttagggAGAtagggcggtatttatcagtgtttggtttcggtatagggatgattagactgcgcgtccagaggccaggcagaataccttgtgacaaacttaacctgcacaggtgccaaaggggattaccaggtacctgagctataaggcagaggacactataggtaattccatcttcacctggtgcgaaagtcccattaatcatgagggctatgtattgttgttgttccctctttacatagacataacgagaggatgtccatttcccctgcaccatgtctagcgggccttcctcttggaggggcggcagctggctgacctccctcatccacttgattttatcagctgtagacgtgtcctccggaaaggccagtctaatgtacttttcctttggggcgatgggttcacgttgtttAGTCGTTACTCCAGTTGCATTACtggtcatgttgctggtgtggtgttgcgatgtggtcttcactgtcttcctcctcttctgaacgagttggaatccctcgtcatccacatcggggtccacaggcgaatccacaccgttcatttccctatgttcagtggaatcaatccctcccatggggtggggggatgagggggtggtagatggcaatgcgggggccccgagcacgtccccctccccctccatgatgggacagcgaggagagcgaggaggtggttgtccacttctacggtgattaattccctgcggttgggcgcggggagggtgcgagcgccaggtcaagtgctgtcacacatacactcaccagggctggtcaacggtcgtccgtacagcaccctgttaccctggcactacactcagtattcgtaacttttactaaacactgtGGCACTTGGTCGATGGTGAGCAACTCCGCAGAGAACATGAGAATCAGCTGTCAGGAAGGACCAGATCGAAGACCGTCTACAGGATATGGTGTTAGGGTGACGACAAGAAGCGTAGTAAAGTATTGTTTTGTTAATAATATGTGTTCATAACGTTTTCACATGGGGACAGTACTGTAACCTGACATTCGTTTGTTCAATTGTTATATAATATTCATCAGATGTACACTTAAGGCAATTGTCTTTCCACAAAATTTGACAGAATTTTCCCAATATAACTGGGATGATAAAGGTTAAATGTTGTGTCGATTCAAGGTCATTTTTAAAGCAATATAGTGGCTATGCCGTATAATAGACATTAATATCTATCAATGCTTGGTATTTGAGCCCAataagtgccccaaatgccgaaaaaaaaaaaaattcagaccaTAGCAAAGAATAGTCGGAGCTTTAACCAAAATATAGTGGAACTAAATATTCTCTCAAAAATGGATGGTAAGTTTAGTTTTAATCTCATATTcattatccttgctgttctcagTGCGCGAAGAGTAATCCTGatagcttcattttgcactacctccatgCTATATATTTTTGATTCCTTTCACTGGAACAAGTTCaatgcatggtagtctacaactgatcttataaaagccaagtaaaacagtctaacGAGCTTATCACTGATGTCATGCACAGACAGCAcaagctgtttctttcctgcaatatcTAGCTACATGGCTGTAACCCTGGCACTTGTAACAGACCACAACCTCTGATCTCCTTGGTCAAATAGACCGTTGCTCTATGTCTTTTAAGTtgtaacaaaaacagaaataagaagtGCAAAACAAGTGAATGATGAGGGGTGAAGCACTGAGATAGAGAGTactgaagatgacgatgacacgATATGGATGATATGATTACAGTGATATTATTGTGGAACCGAATCAAGTGTACAAGTTTTTCATCAGTTGGGAAATTGAATGTCGTGACAACCAGCTCTGACTTTCCAAAgtgggaagggacgaagggagagtaTAGGTTaaaacagtatatgtatgtgaaacaAATGGGTGATAAATAGGATGATACAAAACAAAACCATGAAAGTGAAGTATAGACAAAACAAAACTTGGtagacaaaagaaaatatgaaaatcaaagtacattgtggtttaaggtaaacacacggtagtcaaatCAACTCTTTATTACAGGGGGTGTGTTGCGGTCAGAGTCCAGCCGATGAGTGTGTGTCACTCCTtgattccgcggcttaaatgggccaggcacgatgtttacTCGCTGGTCAGGTCAGGAGAGCTAAGCGGTGATTGGCGGTAATCGGCGGggacctaagtcgccaaacgGATTAGGTCAGGTCCTACGGTGTGCCAATgcttgtcgcgagttggtcaccacagCACTTCCCTTTCCAGTGTAGCGGTCGCGAAACGAACCCTCGAAACCGTGCACGGTTCTTGGAGGTGTGCAGGTTTCGCACGGTCGATGCAGACGATGTCCTCCCCTCGGGGACGCCGAATGGTGATGGTCTTACCGTCCCGCTTGACGACAGGAAAAGGTCCCTCGTAGGGCGGGCACAGAGGTGGCTTGGTGGGTCGCCTGATGAAGATGTGTGAGCAGTCGTGAAGGTCGCGTGGTAAGTATATATCTCGCTGCCGTGAAGGTCGTGTAGGACGAGAGCGGATGCGGGCCATGCGGTTGCGGAGCTGCTTTCCGAAAGCTCCCGGGTCCTGACTTCCGGAGCTAACTACGAAGTCGGCAGGGAGGGCTATGGTGGTTCCGTAAACCATCTCAGCTGCGGTGCATTGAAGGTCCTGCTTGAAAGAGGTCTGTATGTGCAGGAGCGCCAAGGGTAACTGGTCCACCCATTGACGCGTGGAGGATGAAGCTGTGAGAGCCTCCTTCAACTGGCGATGTAGGCGCTCTAACATGCCGTTAGCACTGGGATGGTATGCCGTGGTCTGGATGCGCTTCGTGCCGAGAAGAATCATCAGTTGCCTCCAGAGCTCGGACTCGAACCGAGACCCGCGATCGGTCGAGTTCCGTAGCGCGATATCCAAGAGCTGATGAAGGTCTTGGCAATGGTGGCGGCGGTGATATTCTGGATGGGGGTGGCTTCAGGCCACCTAAGAAACCGGTCAATCATCGTCAGGACGTAACTGTAACCCTGGTCGGCTGGGAGAGGGCCAACCACGTCCAGTTGTACGTGTTCGAAGCGGCCGTCTGGTACCAGGAACACCTGCGGGGGAGCCTTAGTATGTCGGTAACCTTACTGCGCTGGCACTCGACGCAGGTGCGGCTCCATTCCAAGACGTCTCTATTGATGCCCGGCCAGACAACTTTGCTGCGGATGATATCCTGGGTTGCACGTATTCGCCGATGGGCATGGTAAGCTTCGAAAAACTGCCGGCGGAGTGATGGGGGAATGTAAGGACGAGGTGTCGCAGAGGATGGTGTCCTGCGAGTTCTGTAGTTGTACTTGCTCCAGCTGAAGAGAGTTATCTCCATCGATAATTCTGGGAAGGGGAGTGTCATGGAGTGCTCACCTATACATTAATGGGAGAACTGTTGGCGGCCTCCAGCGTGCGAGATCCTGTCCTTGTGGGATGCAGGGATAAGGCTGACATCAGCACCTGTGTCTACCAGGAACCGTAGGTGAGAGTTGGTGTCACGGACGTAGAGCAGGCGCCGTCTGGGGCCGCGAGAAACCGGCGCTATTAGTTCCCGCGGTGCCCGTTTCCCGGCCAGGAGCAAGGGGGGTCGCACCGACGCGCCCGGGTGCCGTATCTGGAGTGATAGAAACAATAGCTACCTGGAGTCGGGGAGCGGCGGCGATTGTAGTTTTGATGGTGCTGAGGCGCGTAGTCTCGTCCGCTGTCGCAGTAGGCAAGTGGCGATGCAGGGCTGCGATGGCGGGACCTGGGACGCGGTGAAGGCTCGCGGGCTGTGAGCCGTCGAACGGCGGTTGTGAGTTCGGCGACCTGCGTAGCGAGGGTCTCCAGGGTTAAAGACGGTGTTGTGGACACGGATGAGGCTTGTGGGCTGGTTTGTATTGCGAGGATTTCGTCTGCTTTCA is a genomic window containing:
- the LOC125033229 gene encoding uncharacterized protein LOC125033229; the encoded protein is MILLGTKRIQTTAYHPSANGMLERLHRQLKEALTASSSTRQWVDQLPLALLHIQTSFKQDLQCTAAEMVYGTTIALPADFVVSSGSQDPGAFGKQLRNRMARIRSRPTRPSRQRDIYLPRDLHDCSHIFIRRPTKPPLCPPYEGPFPVVKRDGKTITIRRPRGEDIVCIDRAKPAHLQEPCTVSRVPADYRQSPLSSPDLTSE